The following are encoded together in the Desulfococcus multivorans genome:
- a CDS encoding general secretion pathway protein GspK, translating into MEDNILKNSQGMALLITISVITVLIAGGLELNRRVRAAVVSAAATRDRTTLSLMASSGIHAAMAMLVKDKGESTIDSIQEDWANPEKINEVIAEIPFDDGGITVTIADELGKIQVNALVDFPKGRHFNESQKIMWDRFTRLLIARDEDTFKDIEATDIINSIKDWLDSGDDDATTGLNGAEAEYYQALDPPYKPANGPFMDTNELTRVKGITPELFRGTDLSGLETFVTVYGMTQSSQEVDGKDFAYEGGINLNTADLPVLIAMMPSENADYAQAVFDYRSEKDGETFVHDLSGDGWYKNVPEIPSDFTIDPKLIRNSSDFFRIQSTAELNGTQETVIAVVHREQEKKTGKWTCRVLRWQVSKDE; encoded by the coding sequence ATGGAAGACAATATTCTCAAAAACAGCCAGGGCATGGCACTTTTAATAACGATTTCGGTCATCACCGTTCTGATAGCCGGAGGACTGGAACTCAACCGGCGAGTACGGGCGGCGGTCGTTTCCGCTGCTGCGACCCGAGACCGAACAACCCTCTCCCTCATGGCATCATCGGGAATCCACGCCGCCATGGCCATGCTCGTCAAGGACAAAGGGGAATCCACAATCGACTCCATTCAAGAGGATTGGGCCAATCCGGAAAAAATCAACGAGGTAATCGCGGAGATCCCTTTTGACGACGGCGGGATCACCGTCACCATCGCCGACGAGCTTGGAAAAATACAGGTAAACGCACTGGTCGACTTCCCGAAGGGACGACACTTCAACGAATCCCAGAAGATCATGTGGGACCGTTTCACCCGGCTTCTGATCGCCCGGGACGAAGACACGTTCAAAGATATAGAGGCAACGGACATCATCAATTCAATCAAAGATTGGCTCGACTCGGGAGACGATGATGCTACAACCGGTCTAAACGGAGCTGAGGCGGAGTATTATCAGGCGCTTGATCCACCCTACAAACCCGCCAACGGGCCTTTCATGGATACAAACGAACTTACCCGGGTCAAGGGAATCACGCCGGAGCTGTTTCGTGGGACAGACCTGTCCGGGCTGGAAACCTTCGTGACCGTTTACGGCATGACCCAGTCTTCCCAGGAGGTCGATGGAAAAGACTTTGCCTATGAAGGGGGCATCAATCTCAACACCGCTGATCTTCCCGTGCTGATCGCCATGATGCCCTCGGAAAACGCCGACTATGCCCAGGCTGTGTTTGACTATCGCAGTGAAAAGGACGGGGAGACCTTTGTCCATGATCTCTCTGGAGACGGTTGGTACAAAAACGTCCCGGAAATTCCCAGCGATTTCACCATCGATCCCAAGCTTATCCGGAATTCCAGCGACTTTTTTCGTATTCAATCCACTGCGGAATTGAACGGCACCCAGGAGACCGTGATCGCCGTCGTTCACCGAGAACAAGAAAAAAAGACCGGAAAATGGACCTGCAGGGTCCTGCGGTGGCAGGTATCAAAAGATGAGTAG
- the mreC gene encoding rod shape-determining protein MreC: MVISGVALFFILNVLLLSFSMRNRHSSYGTEQTTISITGPFQNVISFAIRFIKQIWSHYFALISVAEENERLKAALGRAIERSNRCEEVELANDRLRTLLDFQETLSQKVVAGEIIGKDPSPWFRSIIINKGKRDGLRTSLPVIVPEGVVGIVADVSERYAKILMLIDQNSAVDALVQRNRVRGLVRGEAKDICSLEYVLYRHDLREGDIVVTSGLDGVFPKGLRIGTISQVIKQNSGIFQEVAVVPFVDFETIEEVLVILSAPSYESFYGK; encoded by the coding sequence GTGGTCATTAGCGGCGTCGCTCTCTTTTTCATCCTCAATGTATTGCTGCTCTCCTTTTCGATGCGCAACCGGCATTCCTCCTATGGGACGGAACAGACCACCATCTCGATTACCGGACCGTTTCAGAATGTTATCAGTTTTGCCATTCGCTTCATAAAACAGATCTGGTCGCATTATTTTGCCTTGATTTCAGTCGCGGAGGAAAATGAGCGTCTCAAAGCGGCCTTGGGTCGTGCGATCGAGAGGTCCAACCGATGCGAGGAAGTAGAGTTGGCCAATGACCGTCTTCGCACGCTGCTGGACTTTCAGGAAACCCTGTCTCAGAAGGTTGTGGCGGGTGAGATCATCGGCAAAGATCCGTCCCCCTGGTTTCGGAGTATCATTATTAACAAAGGAAAACGGGACGGATTGCGGACTTCCCTGCCGGTAATCGTTCCCGAAGGTGTCGTGGGGATCGTTGCCGATGTTTCCGAACGGTATGCCAAGATCCTGATGCTGATCGACCAGAACAGCGCGGTTGACGCCCTTGTCCAGCGTAATCGTGTACGAGGTTTGGTCAGGGGAGAGGCAAAGGACATATGTTCTCTGGAGTATGTGCTGTATCGCCATGATCTCAGGGAAGGCGACATCGTGGTGACATCCGGACTGGACGGCGTATTTCCCAAAGGACTTCGGATCGGTACCATTTCCCAGGTGATCAAGCAGAATTCAGGAATTTTTCAAGAGGTCGCCGTTGTTCCCTTTGTAGATTTTGAAACCATCGAGGAAGTACTGGTCATTTTGTCCGCGCCTTCATACGAATCGTTTTATGGCAAATGA
- a CDS encoding PulJ/GspJ family protein, with product MAETIKNRFHHAGFTLFEILIAIFIFSIIVTTVFGSYRVVFSTTDRIHSDMTSYEMIGGAIERMTADITSACITLPPGYQPPKGDDPPDPYRIVGDQDALGSDGFARLRFASFAHMPMGKDRTPGIAQIVYYVQHIENDRYVLKRADHLSPYPDTENTGNDPILVENLKSIKFLYYDHEGTEHDTWDSESRQFKYATPAAVKIQGEIGDDSVSFFFETMVSFPVVREPRD from the coding sequence ATGGCCGAAACCATTAAAAATCGGTTTCACCACGCCGGTTTTACACTTTTCGAAATTCTGATAGCCATCTTTATATTCAGCATTATCGTCACGACCGTTTTCGGTTCCTACCGCGTTGTCTTTTCCACAACCGACAGGATTCATTCCGATATGACATCTTACGAGATGATCGGCGGCGCTATCGAGCGAATGACCGCCGACATCACATCCGCATGCATAACGCTCCCGCCTGGATATCAGCCTCCGAAAGGGGACGATCCGCCCGACCCTTACCGGATCGTCGGAGATCAAGACGCCCTGGGAAGCGACGGCTTCGCGCGGCTCCGTTTTGCATCATTCGCCCACATGCCCATGGGAAAGGACCGCACCCCGGGCATCGCTCAGATCGTCTATTATGTCCAACATATAGAGAACGATCGTTATGTGCTCAAGCGAGCGGATCATCTGTCACCCTATCCGGATACAGAGAATACCGGAAATGATCCCATTTTGGTCGAGAACCTGAAATCGATCAAATTTCTTTACTACGATCATGAAGGAACCGAGCATGATACATGGGACTCCGAGTCTCGACAATTTAAGTATGCTACCCCGGCGGCAGTGAAGATACAGGGCGAGATCGGTGATGATAGCGTTTCCTTTTTTTTCGAAACAATGGTAAGCTTTCCCGTCGTCAGGGAGCCGCGGGATTGA
- the gspF gene encoding type II secretion system inner membrane protein GspF, whose product MPVYEYTALNIKGKTISGIVDAESVQSARHKLRGSRIYPVSIKETHEIPVEKASWFSGLSRSFVRVKPSEICMMTRQLSTLVGAGFPLVSALDTLIPYTKSQGFKRVLAQIKDAIVEGNSFAAALSTYSGIFSPVYINMVRAGESSGTLEIVLDRLADITEKQQALNSRIKSALAYPILMAVIGVLVLFFLLTFIVPSIASIFSDMGKTLPAPTQVLIAISKFCTAYWWVIGALVLGTVAAILRIKKTEKGRYHWDRILLNMPAFGILLKKMAVARFARTMGSLLENGVTMLAALGIVQNIVGNVLLSQAISSSAEEVGKGQGLGASLAATSLFPGLSVQMIMVGEQSGELENMLNKVADVYENEVEATVMSLTALLEPVMILFMAVIVGFIVLSICLPIFEMNELIR is encoded by the coding sequence ATGCCGGTTTATGAATACACGGCCTTAAACATCAAAGGCAAAACAATTTCAGGTATCGTTGACGCTGAAAGCGTTCAATCCGCCCGGCACAAGCTGCGAGGGTCCAGAATATATCCCGTATCCATCAAGGAAACCCATGAGATACCTGTTGAAAAAGCATCCTGGTTTTCCGGTCTTTCCAGATCTTTCGTCCGGGTAAAACCCTCCGAAATCTGCATGATGACCCGACAGTTGTCAACCCTTGTCGGCGCCGGTTTTCCACTGGTTTCCGCTCTGGACACCCTGATCCCGTATACCAAGTCCCAGGGCTTCAAGCGCGTTCTCGCCCAGATCAAGGACGCCATTGTTGAGGGGAACAGTTTTGCCGCCGCGCTTTCCACCTACTCAGGTATATTTTCTCCGGTTTATATCAATATGGTTCGGGCGGGAGAGTCTTCAGGCACGCTCGAGATCGTATTGGATCGTCTGGCCGACATCACCGAAAAACAACAGGCCCTGAACAGTCGTATCAAGTCCGCTTTGGCGTATCCGATCCTCATGGCCGTTATCGGAGTGCTGGTCCTGTTCTTTCTTCTGACCTTTATCGTGCCGAGTATCGCCTCCATTTTTTCAGACATGGGCAAGACCCTGCCGGCCCCGACTCAGGTCTTGATCGCCATCAGTAAATTCTGCACCGCCTACTGGTGGGTCATCGGTGCCCTGGTCCTGGGCACCGTCGCGGCGATCCTCCGGATCAAAAAGACCGAAAAAGGTCGCTACCATTGGGATCGTATCCTTCTGAACATGCCCGCCTTCGGAATCCTCCTCAAGAAAATGGCCGTGGCCCGGTTCGCAAGGACCATGGGCTCGCTTCTCGAGAATGGCGTCACCATGCTGGCCGCACTGGGTATTGTCCAGAATATCGTTGGCAACGTTCTGCTCTCTCAAGCCATATCCAGTTCCGCGGAAGAGGTCGGAAAGGGACAGGGGCTCGGTGCATCTCTCGCCGCCACCAGCCTTTTCCCAGGCCTTTCCGTCCAGATGATCATGGTGGGCGAGCAAAGCGGCGAATTGGAAAACATGCTGAACAAGGTCGCCGACGTCTACGAAAACGAGGTTGAGGCCACGGTCATGAGTTTGACTGCTCTTCTGGAACCTGTCATGATCCTTTTCATGGCTGTGATCGTGGGATTTATCGTCCTGTCAATATGCCTGCCGATTTTTGAAATGAACGAGTTGATCCGATAG
- a CDS encoding rod shape-determining protein — MGLFFDSLLGIFSSDLAIDLGTANTLVYVKGKGIVLSEPSVVAVRTDNRMKNRVLAVGLEAKNMLGRTPGNIVAIRPMRDGVIADFEVAEAMIRHFIHKVHNRRTFVRPRIIIAVPSGITQVEKRAVKESAESAGAREVFLIEEPMAAAIGAGLPITEPTCNMVVDIGGGTTEVAVISLAGIVYSRSIRVAGDKMDAAIIQYIKRKYNLLIGEQTAETVKTTIGNAYPDPNDIETMEIKGRDLVTGVPKILTLNAEEIRAAISEQIDAIVETVKIALEQTPPELSADIVDRGIVLTGGGAQLKHLDKLLREETGLPITITDDPLSTVALGSGKALDSIEILKQVVII; from the coding sequence ATGGGTCTTTTTTTCGATTCTCTGCTGGGCATTTTCTCGAGTGATCTTGCCATCGACTTGGGAACCGCTAATACACTGGTTTATGTTAAGGGTAAGGGTATCGTGCTGAGCGAACCGTCCGTGGTTGCCGTGCGAACAGACAACCGGATGAAAAACCGTGTTCTGGCTGTGGGTCTCGAAGCAAAAAATATGCTGGGTCGGACTCCGGGCAACATCGTGGCGATCCGACCTATGCGGGACGGGGTGATTGCCGATTTCGAGGTGGCCGAGGCCATGATCCGCCATTTCATTCACAAGGTTCACAACCGGCGAACTTTTGTCAGACCCAGGATCATTATTGCCGTTCCCTCGGGTATCACTCAGGTGGAAAAGCGTGCCGTGAAAGAATCCGCAGAGTCTGCCGGCGCCCGTGAAGTATTTCTCATCGAGGAGCCCATGGCGGCCGCTATTGGAGCGGGACTGCCCATCACTGAGCCGACCTGTAATATGGTGGTCGACATCGGCGGCGGCACCACAGAGGTGGCCGTGATTTCTCTGGCCGGAATTGTTTACAGCCGTTCCATACGGGTGGCGGGAGACAAGATGGACGCCGCCATTATTCAGTACATCAAACGCAAATACAATTTGCTTATCGGAGAACAGACTGCTGAAACCGTCAAGACGACCATCGGAAACGCATATCCGGATCCCAATGACATTGAAACAATGGAAATCAAGGGGCGGGACCTTGTGACCGGCGTCCCGAAGATTCTGACCCTCAACGCGGAAGAGATTCGGGCGGCTATTTCCGAGCAGATCGACGCAATTGTCGAAACGGTCAAGATCGCTTTGGAACAGACACCTCCGGAACTCTCGGCCGATATTGTCGACAGGGGGATTGTCTTGACAGGGGGAGGCGCACAGTTGAAGCATCTCGACAAACTCCTCCGGGAAGAAACGGGACTCCCCATTACTATCACCGACGACCCCCTCTCCACCGTGGCCCTCGGTTCGGGGAAGGCTCTCGACAGCATCGAGATTCTTAAACAAGTCGTTATTATCTAA
- the gspL gene encoding type II secretion system protein GspL, producing MSRKFLGLDVRYDNVTAVLVSSTLREIQLERFLSVPIPDTVDRAAGLKAAMEAIQNGMEIDQVYCVAAIPADEFSFRNLKVPFKGDRKIDQVLPFELEPTIPYPLENLVIDFQTIQVPGQKGETNLIAAAALKSTLKVYLDIFASVGIDPQILTPGGYSTVSCINRFADPPQDWILIDIGRDRETLFFITSGEISLIRSIPSFTSQNGDNGLGAKIRQTLLAFENTAQQPLMPEQAFLTGRGLNGQAEHIKSALEKTLSLSVTSVDLIRQANGKVKIATEENWKSGEIDNALALTLAQIEGKKFLNFRRGPFAAKRNWAAYKSNLIRLGVFTAILLCLLGLNVFIDTHALNRKAERIDRQITAIFQSTFPEIQRVVDPVHQMKIAMEDLRRDTFIPGDSGAHVLTIQILEEISKQIPEEIDVEFTRMVINQGDVLISGNTDTFNSVDDIQTRLEKIDLFKKVTINSTNKDQNENRIRFKMKVDL from the coding sequence ATGAGTAGAAAATTCCTCGGACTTGACGTCCGATATGACAATGTAACCGCTGTTCTCGTCTCCAGCACGCTTCGGGAAATCCAGCTGGAGCGTTTTTTAAGCGTCCCCATACCCGATACCGTCGATCGGGCCGCCGGCCTCAAAGCGGCCATGGAAGCTATCCAGAACGGTATGGAGATTGACCAGGTCTATTGCGTTGCCGCCATCCCGGCCGACGAATTCTCTTTCAGAAATCTCAAAGTGCCCTTCAAAGGCGATAGAAAAATCGACCAGGTCCTGCCCTTCGAGCTGGAGCCGACGATCCCTTATCCCCTCGAAAACCTGGTGATCGACTTTCAGACGATCCAGGTCCCCGGGCAAAAAGGAGAAACAAATCTCATTGCCGCCGCCGCCCTCAAGTCGACCCTTAAAGTCTATCTTGACATCTTCGCGAGCGTCGGTATCGATCCTCAGATTCTCACCCCGGGTGGTTATTCAACGGTCTCCTGCATAAACCGTTTTGCCGACCCACCTCAGGATTGGATTCTCATCGACATCGGACGGGATCGGGAAACGCTTTTTTTCATCACCTCCGGAGAAATCAGCCTGATTCGATCCATTCCATCCTTCACTTCCCAAAACGGCGACAACGGACTTGGTGCAAAAATCAGACAAACCCTGCTGGCATTCGAAAACACCGCCCAACAACCGCTTATGCCTGAACAGGCCTTCTTGACGGGCCGGGGTCTGAACGGCCAGGCAGAACACATTAAAAGCGCTTTGGAAAAAACGCTTTCGCTCTCGGTGACGTCCGTGGACCTGATCCGGCAAGCCAATGGAAAAGTCAAGATCGCGACGGAAGAGAACTGGAAATCGGGGGAAATCGACAATGCCCTGGCCTTGACCCTGGCCCAGATCGAGGGGAAAAAATTCCTCAATTTCCGCAGAGGCCCCTTTGCCGCAAAACGAAACTGGGCCGCTTACAAAAGCAACCTGATCCGGCTGGGGGTGTTTACGGCAATCCTTCTTTGCCTTCTCGGCCTCAACGTCTTCATCGACACTCACGCACTCAATCGAAAAGCCGAACGAATCGATCGGCAGATCACCGCCATATTTCAATCCACTTTCCCTGAAATTCAGAGGGTCGTGGATCCAGTTCACCAAATGAAAATCGCCATGGAGGACCTCCGTCGGGACACCTTCATTCCGGGAGATTCCGGCGCTCATGTTCTGACTATCCAAATTCTCGAAGAGATCAGCAAACAGATTCCGGAGGAGATTGATGTGGAATTCACACGCATGGTGATCAACCAGGGAGATGTCCTGATCTCCGGAAACACGGACACATTCAATTCCGTCGACGATATCCAGACGCGACTGGAGAAAATCGATCTATTCAAAAAAGTGACCATCAACTCGACCAATAAAGATCAAAACGAAAACCGGATACGTTTTAAAATGAAGGTGGATCTATGA
- the gspG gene encoding type II secretion system major pseudopilin GspG: protein MHKRFFKKTTEINGFTLIELMVVIVILGILAGLIVPRIMSRPGEAKQMKARIQIESLETALKLYKLDNGFYPTTEQGLQALVEPPETGNIPKNWKSGGYLEKGKVPLDPWGNDFIYLSPGINGEYDITSYGADGVPEGEGEDKDINNWEIE from the coding sequence ATGCACAAACGTTTCTTTAAAAAAACAACTGAAATTAACGGATTCACACTTATTGAGCTGATGGTCGTCATTGTTATTCTGGGTATTCTGGCCGGACTGATCGTACCCAGGATCATGAGTCGGCCGGGGGAGGCCAAACAGATGAAGGCCCGAATTCAGATCGAAAGCCTCGAAACAGCCTTGAAGCTCTATAAACTGGATAACGGTTTTTATCCCACGACGGAACAGGGATTGCAAGCGCTGGTGGAGCCGCCGGAAACCGGCAACATACCGAAGAACTGGAAAAGCGGCGGATATCTTGAAAAAGGAAAAGTCCCCCTCGATCCGTGGGGAAACGATTTCATCTATCTCAGCCCTGGGATCAACGGTGAGTACGACATTACCTCTTACGGAGCCGACGGCGTGCCCGAAGGCGAGGGCGAGGATAAGGACATCAACAATTGGGAGATCGAATAG
- a CDS encoding S66 peptidase family protein, which produces MTDVVQRRTVVPRRLVQGDAVGIVAPSSAFEEEKFRQGIETIREMGFLPVIPEELFLKKRYLAGTDDHRARLINRMFADDDIKAIFCARGGYGASRLLPYLDWETICTHPKIFVGFSDVSVLLSAFYTRCGLATFHGPVVTSLADADQETKIMLKAVISSGAPVIHEPPRPIVIRSGIAKGGVVGGNLCTLCHLAGTAFSPDTAGRILFLEECGEPPYKIDRMLNHLKMCGWFDALEGFMLGTFDRCDNEEIIRQIVEETVANAAFPVMGGFEIGHGRRNRILPIGIEAILDTRHGRLSFCGSATLPADEEVGK; this is translated from the coding sequence ATGACAGATGTTGTTCAGCGGCGGACCGTAGTGCCGCGGCGTCTCGTGCAGGGCGACGCCGTCGGTATCGTTGCGCCCTCGAGCGCTTTTGAGGAGGAAAAGTTCCGGCAGGGAATTGAAACGATTCGCGAGATGGGCTTTTTACCCGTAATTCCGGAAGAGCTGTTCCTCAAAAAAAGGTATCTTGCAGGTACGGATGACCACCGGGCACGGTTGATCAACAGGATGTTCGCCGATGACGACATCAAGGCGATTTTCTGCGCCAGAGGGGGATACGGTGCGAGCCGTCTCCTGCCCTATCTCGACTGGGAGACCATTTGTACCCATCCAAAAATTTTCGTGGGGTTCAGCGATGTCTCTGTGCTGCTCTCGGCATTCTACACCCGGTGCGGCCTGGCGACTTTTCACGGTCCGGTGGTTACGTCTTTGGCCGATGCCGACCAAGAGACAAAAATCATGCTGAAAGCTGTCATATCATCCGGTGCCCCGGTAATCCATGAACCCCCCCGTCCGATTGTGATCCGATCGGGGATTGCAAAAGGGGGGGTTGTGGGCGGCAACCTCTGTACCCTGTGCCACCTCGCCGGAACCGCCTTTTCACCCGATACGGCAGGCCGAATTCTGTTTCTGGAAGAATGTGGGGAGCCGCCTTACAAAATCGACCGCATGTTGAACCATTTGAAAATGTGTGGTTGGTTTGACGCCCTAGAAGGGTTCATGCTCGGCACCTTCGATCGGTGCGACAACGAGGAAATCATTCGCCAAATTGTCGAGGAGACGGTGGCGAACGCCGCCTTTCCGGTCATGGGGGGGTTTGAGATCGGCCATGGGCGTCGAAACCGAATCCTTCCCATCGGCATCGAGGCGATTCTCGACACCCGGCACGGGCGCCTGTCGTTTTGCGGCTCGGCCACGTTGCCTGCGGATGAGGAGGTCGGAAAGTGA
- a CDS encoding type IV pilus modification PilV family protein: MWNLKTEHSNLLGSEPTRGFTLLEVIAAMAIMAIVLVAVYRLHAQTISMNNAVRFHTLAPLLAQARLTAVAIDPDSRDSGNGDFGTDYPGYTWEVTIEDVVSEYLGESGKNLKMIEITISLNENESNYRIRTYRMIPDRE; encoded by the coding sequence ATGTGGAATTTAAAAACTGAACACTCAAATCTATTGGGATCGGAACCCACCCGAGGATTCACACTTCTGGAGGTCATTGCAGCCATGGCGATCATGGCCATCGTGCTGGTCGCCGTGTACCGGCTGCACGCGCAGACCATATCCATGAACAACGCCGTTCGATTTCACACCCTCGCGCCGCTGCTGGCTCAGGCTCGTTTGACTGCCGTCGCCATCGATCCGGATAGTCGGGATTCCGGAAACGGCGATTTCGGCACGGATTATCCCGGATATACCTGGGAGGTAACGATTGAGGATGTCGTATCGGAATACCTGGGAGAATCCGGAAAAAATCTCAAAATGATCGAAATCACTATTTCGCTCAACGAAAACGAGTCGAACTATCGCATCAGGACCTATCGAATGATACCGGACAGAGAGTAG
- a CDS encoding serine hydrolase domain-containing protein: protein MNPVHRRMTAGLEAGIFPGAVLLVAEGERILFHRAYGVASIFSGGPVRTDTLFDLASLTKPLATAAAVMKLLEKRGLAFHDPIIKILPEFAHTDKDGITIFQLLTHTSGLPAYRPYYRMLRHIPQNGRKSALRHLLQAQPLADRPGRNTVYSDIGYMILEWLIERFAQTSLDDYLKTAIYGPLAVDSLFFPGKDGISFPKTVAATEFCPWRNVLLVGRVHDDNADLVGGLCGHAGLFGTAQGVHQLLCHMLCVYQGGDGVFRRDLVEPFFSPCRFSGRPPGFDRPQGPYSSAGRYFSPNTIGHLGFTGTSFWMDLDRRAIVVLLTNRVHPSRDNLGIRAFRPLLHDVVMNTFFRCGDT, encoded by the coding sequence GTGAATCCCGTGCATCGCCGGATGACAGCCGGTTTGGAAGCCGGGATTTTCCCCGGAGCGGTTCTCCTGGTAGCCGAGGGAGAACGCATTTTATTTCATCGCGCCTATGGCGTGGCAAGTATCTTTTCGGGCGGTCCGGTAAGAACCGATACGCTTTTCGATCTGGCTTCCCTGACCAAACCCCTTGCAACAGCCGCTGCCGTTATGAAGCTTCTGGAAAAACGCGGCCTGGCCTTTCACGATCCCATAATAAAAATTTTACCCGAATTTGCGCACACGGACAAAGATGGGATTACCATTTTCCAATTACTGACCCATACCTCCGGCCTGCCGGCTTATCGGCCCTATTATCGGATGTTGCGGCATATACCGCAGAACGGCCGCAAATCCGCCTTGAGACATCTTCTGCAAGCCCAGCCTCTGGCCGACAGGCCTGGACGGAACACGGTCTACAGTGATATCGGATATATGATTCTGGAGTGGTTGATCGAACGATTTGCACAAACCTCTCTGGACGACTATCTCAAGACAGCGATTTATGGGCCCTTGGCCGTCGACAGCCTTTTTTTTCCGGGGAAGGACGGGATTTCGTTCCCGAAAACTGTTGCGGCTACGGAATTCTGCCCGTGGCGGAACGTCCTTCTCGTGGGGCGGGTTCATGATGACAACGCCGACCTGGTCGGGGGCTTATGCGGCCATGCCGGGCTTTTCGGCACGGCCCAGGGGGTCCATCAACTTCTCTGCCATATGCTTTGCGTTTACCAGGGAGGGGATGGGGTGTTTCGAAGGGACCTGGTAGAACCGTTCTTTTCGCCCTGCAGGTTTTCGGGGCGACCACCGGGGTTTGATCGTCCTCAAGGTCCGTATTCCAGTGCCGGCCGATATTTTTCACCGAATACCATTGGGCACCTCGGGTTCACGGGCACCTCCTTCTGGATGGATCTGGACCGCCGAGCAATCGTCGTCCTTCTGACCAATCGCGTGCATCCTTCCCGCGACAATCTGGGCATCAGAGCATTCAGACCACTGTTGCACGACGTCGTGATGAATACGTTTTTTCGTTGCGGCGACACGTAA